One segment of Natronosalvus halobius DNA contains the following:
- a CDS encoding metal-dependent transcriptional regulator produces the protein MMLSDVMEDYLKAIYQLQEGRDERVKTSAIAEALDVTSPTVTSMLSKLEERGLVDREKYRGVVLTPEGETVALEVIRHHRLLEAYLTEHLDYDWSEVHAEADRLEHHISEDFEARVAAALDDPDVDPHGAPIPSAELEAPETPTGDAISAFEAGDRVVVREVADHDPEILSYLAEHGVEPGVELEIVEVAPFGMVTARPLESADTETQVSLPQEVARHVRVATPVDAQS, from the coding sequence ATGATGCTGAGTGACGTCATGGAAGACTACCTCAAGGCAATCTACCAGCTCCAGGAGGGACGCGACGAGCGGGTCAAGACCTCCGCCATTGCCGAGGCGCTCGATGTCACTTCGCCAACCGTCACCAGCATGCTCTCGAAGCTCGAGGAGCGCGGCCTCGTCGACCGCGAGAAGTACCGCGGGGTGGTCCTCACCCCGGAAGGCGAGACCGTCGCCCTCGAGGTGATCCGCCACCACCGCCTGCTCGAGGCCTACCTGACCGAACACCTCGACTACGACTGGTCGGAGGTCCACGCGGAGGCCGACCGCCTCGAGCACCACATCAGCGAGGATTTCGAGGCCAGGGTCGCCGCTGCACTGGACGATCCCGACGTCGACCCTCACGGTGCCCCCATTCCGAGCGCCGAGCTCGAGGCACCGGAGACGCCGACCGGCGACGCCATCTCGGCGTTCGAGGCGGGCGACCGCGTCGTCGTCCGGGAAGTCGCCGATCACGACCCTGAGATTCTCTCGTATCTGGCCGAACACGGCGTCGAACCCGGGGTCGAACTCGAGATCGTCGAGGTCGCCCCCTTCGGGATGGTGACCGCGCGGCCGCTCGAGTCAGCGGATACCGAAACCCAGGTCTCGCTCCCACAGGAGGTGGCCCGCCACGTCCGCGTCGCGACGCCGGTGGACGCCCAGTCGTAA
- the rocF gene encoding arginase, which yields MDRAVHVIGAPMDYGADRRGVDMGTSAIRYAGLADQLANAGVECLDQGDLPMPRAEERDPDANQPVEGNAKFLREVEDVTTRVASSVAATLETGAFPLVLGGDHSIAIGSMGGAARDADLGVVWFDAHADLNTPATSPSGNVHGMPLAATLGHGMFDGLEWAHAPRVREESVAYVGLRSIDERERELVRESELTAFTMADIDDRGIAAAVEDALDVATAGTDGVHVSLDLDWLDPNVAPGVGTPVRGGVTYREAHSALETVYERDQDEGILRSMDVVEVNPILDEQNETAELAAELAASVFGKRIL from the coding sequence ATGGATCGAGCTGTCCACGTAATTGGTGCACCGATGGACTACGGGGCTGATCGACGCGGCGTCGACATGGGAACCTCCGCGATCAGGTACGCGGGCCTCGCCGACCAACTCGCGAACGCCGGCGTCGAGTGCCTCGACCAGGGCGACCTCCCGATGCCCCGTGCCGAGGAACGCGACCCCGACGCGAACCAGCCGGTCGAGGGCAATGCCAAGTTCCTCCGCGAGGTCGAGGACGTGACCACGCGCGTCGCCAGTTCCGTCGCGGCGACCCTGGAGACCGGCGCGTTCCCGCTGGTCCTCGGCGGCGACCACTCCATCGCCATCGGATCGATGGGCGGCGCCGCCAGGGACGCCGACCTCGGCGTCGTCTGGTTCGACGCCCACGCCGACCTCAATACGCCCGCGACGTCCCCGAGCGGGAACGTCCACGGAATGCCCCTCGCGGCGACGCTCGGTCACGGCATGTTCGACGGACTCGAGTGGGCTCACGCCCCGCGGGTCCGCGAGGAATCGGTCGCCTACGTCGGTCTCCGGAGCATCGACGAGCGCGAGCGCGAACTCGTTCGCGAAAGCGAGTTGACCGCGTTCACCATGGCCGACATTGACGATCGGGGCATTGCAGCGGCCGTCGAGGACGCCCTGGACGTGGCGACGGCGGGCACCGACGGCGTCCACGTCAGCCTCGACCTGGACTGGCTCGATCCCAACGTAGCCCCCGGCGTCGGGACCCCCGTTCGCGGCGGCGTCACCTACCGGGAGGCCCACTCGGCGCTCGAGACCGTCTACGAGCGCGACCAGGACGAGGGAATCCTCCGGTCGATGGACGTCGTCGAGGTCAACCCGATCCTGGACGAGCAAAACGAGACGGCCGAACTGGCCGCCGAACTGGCGGCGAGCGTCTTTGGGAAGCGGATTCTGTAA
- a CDS encoding NAD(P)/FAD-dependent oxidoreductase encodes MTENVVVLGSGYAGAGAIKSLQSELDETARLTWISDTDYHLVLHESHRVVRDPSVRSDITIPVADIADPKTRFITDTVTGLDTEERIVELEDGKDVEYDYVLVALGSSTAYYGIPGLAEHSLTLKSLDDALEINERITEASRDATRGEPAQVVIGGAGLSGIQTAGEIAAFRDENRAPLDIHLVEALDEIFPGNDPEIQQALRDLLEEAGVTIHTDDPITEAEDGVIHFDEGDPLEYDVFVWTGGITGRQALDGTDLENQHNRVNAKANFRTSDERVFAIGDSAIVDQGSQPAPPTAQAAWQAAEVVGENIARAIDNRPLETWEYDDKGTVVSVGDEAVAHGVKRLPVDTFGGFPAKNLKKLIAARWIADLTSWNRARKAWSVL; translated from the coding sequence ATGACCGAGAACGTCGTCGTGCTCGGCTCCGGCTACGCCGGCGCCGGTGCGATCAAGTCGCTCCAATCGGAACTCGACGAGACCGCTCGACTGACCTGGATCTCCGACACCGACTACCACCTCGTGTTGCACGAGTCCCATCGCGTGGTTCGAGATCCCTCGGTTCGCTCGGACATCACCATCCCGGTCGCCGACATCGCCGACCCCAAGACCCGGTTCATCACCGACACCGTCACCGGCCTCGACACCGAGGAACGCATCGTCGAACTCGAGGACGGAAAGGACGTCGAGTACGACTACGTGCTGGTCGCACTGGGTAGCAGCACCGCCTACTACGGCATTCCCGGCCTCGCGGAGCACTCGCTGACGCTCAAGAGCCTCGACGACGCCCTCGAGATCAACGAGCGGATCACCGAGGCGAGTCGCGACGCGACCCGCGGGGAACCGGCCCAGGTCGTCATTGGCGGCGCCGGTCTCTCGGGCATCCAGACCGCCGGTGAGATCGCGGCATTCCGCGACGAGAACCGCGCGCCCCTCGATATCCACCTGGTCGAGGCCCTCGACGAAATCTTCCCCGGGAACGATCCCGAGATCCAGCAGGCCCTGCGCGACCTGCTCGAGGAAGCCGGCGTCACGATCCACACCGACGACCCGATCACCGAGGCCGAAGACGGCGTCATCCACTTCGACGAGGGCGACCCCCTCGAGTACGACGTGTTCGTCTGGACTGGCGGCATCACGGGGCGCCAAGCCCTCGACGGGACCGACCTCGAGAACCAGCACAACCGCGTCAACGCGAAGGCGAATTTCCGGACCTCCGACGAGCGCGTGTTCGCCATCGGCGACTCGGCAATCGTCGACCAGGGCAGCCAGCCCGCCCCACCGACCGCGCAGGCCGCCTGGCAAGCCGCGGAGGTCGTCGGCGAGAACATCGCCCGCGCAATCGACAACCGCCCGCTCGAGACCTGGGAGTACGACGACAAGGGGACGGTCGTTTCCGTCGGCGACGAGGCCGTCGCCCACGGCGTCAAGAGACTCCCCGTCGACACCTTCGGTGGCTTCCCCGCGAAGAACCTCAAGAAGCTCATCGCCGCCCGCTGGATCGCCGATCTGACCTCCTGGAACCGGGCCCGCAAGGCCTGGTCCGTGCTCTGA
- a CDS encoding small multi-drug export protein — MDPIVFDVLSSLEGALSSLADGSVPVSDAVPDPVLVPGLAQAQLASVEGWARNLLDAASGPWQYALVFALAATPLLEILVVIPLGVALDLDPVGVAIVAFAGNVLPIYGIVLAADRVMAWLEGRRSSEPSKRRKRAVRIWNRYGLPGLALLSPVTTGVHLAAVLALSLGARGRDTLAWMTASIALWTVLITIASVVGRSAIEGAF; from the coding sequence GTGGACCCGATCGTTTTCGACGTCTTGTCTTCGCTCGAGGGCGCCCTCAGTAGCCTTGCCGATGGATCGGTTCCGGTTTCGGATGCCGTTCCTGACCCGGTCCTGGTTCCAGGACTGGCCCAGGCGCAACTCGCCAGCGTCGAGGGGTGGGCTCGAAACCTCCTCGACGCCGCCAGTGGCCCCTGGCAGTACGCCCTCGTCTTCGCGCTCGCGGCGACTCCCCTGCTCGAGATCCTGGTGGTGATCCCGCTCGGTGTCGCCCTCGATCTCGATCCGGTCGGAGTCGCCATCGTGGCGTTTGCCGGCAACGTCCTCCCGATCTACGGCATCGTTCTGGCGGCCGACCGGGTCATGGCGTGGCTCGAGGGCCGTCGCTCGAGTGAACCCTCTAAGCGCCGAAAACGGGCGGTCCGCATCTGGAACCGCTACGGTCTGCCAGGGCTGGCGCTTCTCTCGCCCGTCACGACCGGGGTCCACCTGGCGGCCGTCCTCGCGCTTTCGCTAGGCGCTCGTGGCCGGGACACGCTCGCGTGGATGACCGCCAGCATCGCCCTCTGGACGGTCCTCATCACGATCGCCAGTGTCGTCGGACGGTCCGCGATCGAGGGCGCCTTCTAG
- a CDS encoding universal stress protein, which translates to MYESILVATDGSDTAERAVDHAVFLAETLAVPLFAISVLEDRTAYDSGIVDPEEVRERQRSRADDALERVEAAAGESGVHVTTARKRGTPHEEVLDYADEQGCSMIVVGAQGRSAFREALLGSTVDALVRLSSKPVLVVGDDGPDRVSP; encoded by the coding sequence ATGTACGAGTCGATTCTCGTCGCCACCGACGGCAGCGACACGGCCGAGCGAGCGGTCGATCACGCCGTCTTCCTCGCCGAGACGCTCGCGGTCCCGCTGTTCGCCATCTCGGTGCTCGAGGACCGAACGGCCTACGATTCGGGAATCGTCGACCCCGAGGAGGTTCGCGAGCGACAGCGATCCCGTGCTGACGACGCCCTGGAGCGAGTCGAGGCGGCGGCGGGCGAGTCCGGCGTCCACGTCACGACCGCTCGGAAACGAGGGACGCCCCACGAGGAGGTTCTCGACTACGCCGACGAGCAGGGCTGTTCGATGATCGTCGTGGGTGCGCAAGGTCGATCGGCGTTTCGCGAAGCCCTGCTGGGGAGTACGGTCGACGCGCTGGTTCGCCTGTCCTCGAAGCCGGTTCTCGTCGTCGGTGACGACGGGCCAGACCGAGTGAGTCCGTAG
- a CDS encoding DUF3179 domain-containing protein: protein MNVRQVIPRDAIPSIDDPRFGPDHRGPASDEAVVLETEDGSARAYPLRILDYHEVVNDEVSGAPVAVTWCPLCASAVVYDAVVDGRRLTFGVSGKLADDDLVLYDRETDSEWKQSSGVCIDGSLEEARLSPRASSLTTVERFSERYPDGRVLQPVPDAESEAASENDDPAPVDYDERPYAGYFASDEVGLAGLRGDGDGDSDGGRTWNRTDLEPKAVVLGIERAGDALGIPVPWVREAGGVLTASVGESEVVVLAGEAGIHAFEAPDFALEFGRAVDVDVDVDVDATGSSPLVGDGTTWDPVTGESEDGRRLEAVPAKRLFAFAWCDDHGQESLVDR, encoded by the coding sequence ATGAACGTCAGACAGGTTATTCCCCGAGACGCGATCCCCAGCATCGACGATCCCCGGTTCGGCCCGGACCACCGGGGACCGGCTTCCGACGAAGCCGTCGTCCTCGAAACCGAGGACGGCTCCGCGCGGGCGTACCCGCTCCGGATTCTCGACTACCACGAGGTGGTCAACGACGAGGTTTCGGGCGCCCCGGTGGCCGTCACCTGGTGTCCGCTCTGTGCCAGTGCCGTCGTCTACGACGCCGTCGTCGACGGTCGTCGCCTTACGTTCGGCGTGAGCGGAAAGCTCGCCGACGACGACCTGGTCCTCTACGATCGAGAAACTGACTCCGAGTGGAAACAATCCTCGGGCGTCTGCATCGACGGCTCTCTCGAGGAGGCACGACTGTCTCCGCGGGCGTCCTCACTGACGACGGTCGAGCGTTTTTCCGAGCGCTACCCCGACGGCCGAGTCCTCCAGCCCGTCCCCGACGCCGAAAGCGAAGCCGCGAGCGAGAACGACGATCCGGCGCCGGTCGACTACGACGAACGACCGTACGCGGGGTACTTCGCGAGCGACGAAGTCGGCCTCGCTGGCCTTCGTGGCGACGGTGACGGCGACAGTGACGGCGGCCGGACCTGGAACCGAACTGACCTCGAGCCCAAAGCGGTCGTCCTCGGCATCGAGCGCGCCGGCGACGCGCTCGGAATCCCCGTCCCGTGGGTTCGCGAGGCGGGTGGCGTCCTGACGGCGTCGGTCGGCGAGAGCGAGGTCGTCGTCCTGGCTGGCGAGGCCGGCATCCACGCGTTCGAGGCGCCCGATTTCGCCCTCGAGTTCGGGCGAGCGGTAGACGTGGATGTGGACGTAGACGTAGACGCAACCGGCAGCTCGCCGCTCGTCGGCGACGGCACGACCTGGGACCCCGTCACCGGCGAGAGTGAGGACGGGCGCCGCCTCGAAGCCGTCCCTGCGAAGCGATTGTTCGCGTTCGCCTGGTGTGACGATCACGGGCAGGAATCGCTCGTCGATCGGTGA
- a CDS encoding DUF7384 family protein, with the protein MPDQPNPARVVADADVLAADLLVGGAARDALDHVRRHSWIDLVASDELLAATESLVTALADADLARAHRDRLERERVRVEHPSEDHPALASAYRGNAAHLLSFDERLGSAKAGMTLQPRVAVSVRSPDAFATVFDAESLYEAVEGGTYPGPDLDPRA; encoded by the coding sequence ATGCCTGACCAGCCGAACCCGGCGCGCGTCGTCGCCGACGCGGACGTACTCGCGGCGGACCTCCTCGTCGGCGGGGCAGCCAGGGACGCCCTCGACCACGTACGTCGCCACTCCTGGATCGACCTGGTCGCGAGCGACGAACTTCTCGCAGCGACCGAATCGCTCGTGACCGCGCTGGCCGACGCCGACCTCGCGCGAGCCCACCGTGACCGACTCGAGCGTGAGCGCGTCCGCGTCGAGCACCCGTCCGAGGATCACCCGGCACTCGCCTCGGCCTACCGGGGGAACGCCGCACACCTCCTCTCGTTCGACGAGCGCCTGGGGTCGGCGAAAGCGGGCATGACCTTACAGCCGCGGGTCGCCGTGAGCGTGCGGTCGCCTGACGCGTTCGCGACGGTGTTCGACGCCGAGAGCCTGTACGAGGCCGTCGAGGGAGGCACCTATCCAGGACCGGATCTGGACCCTCGAGCGTGA
- a CDS encoding bacterio-opsin activator domain-containing protein — MRRSPNAKRSASAVEVTFSVSDDSYPFVAASTIDGCEIELAKLLPRDDGRFAEYFTVTGAETSRIRDLAANHASMSVSLLESYDRGGLFEFLVSVDCPAVTLATCGALPREVRGVDGEGRIVAEIPSPYDAGNVIETFLEETAGASLVSKRETGSITPLFTESSFEQVLEAQLTDRQHEVLEVAYDAGYYDWPRTCTGEEVAERLDITSATFSEHIHTAERKLLTMLFSGS, encoded by the coding sequence ATGCGCCGGTCCCCTAACGCGAAACGGAGTGCCTCCGCCGTCGAAGTTACGTTTTCTGTATCTGACGATTCGTATCCGTTCGTCGCGGCATCGACCATCGATGGCTGTGAAATCGAGTTAGCGAAACTGCTTCCGCGGGACGACGGCCGGTTCGCGGAGTACTTCACCGTCACGGGGGCCGAGACGAGTCGAATCCGCGACCTCGCGGCGAACCACGCCTCGATGAGCGTTTCGCTTCTCGAATCGTACGACCGCGGTGGGTTGTTCGAATTTCTGGTGTCCGTCGACTGTCCCGCCGTGACCCTGGCGACGTGCGGAGCGCTCCCCAGAGAGGTTCGTGGCGTCGACGGCGAAGGACGGATCGTCGCCGAAATACCGTCGCCGTACGACGCTGGTAACGTCATCGAGACGTTTCTCGAGGAGACCGCCGGCGCCTCGCTCGTCTCCAAGCGCGAAACGGGATCCATTACGCCGCTCTTTACGGAATCGTCGTTCGAGCAGGTCCTGGAGGCCCAGCTCACCGACCGTCAGCACGAGGTGCTCGAGGTCGCCTACGACGCGGGCTACTACGACTGGCCGCGAACGTGTACCGGCGAGGAGGTAGCCGAGCGCCTCGACATTACCTCCGCAACGTTCTCAGAGCACATCCACACCGCCGAGCGAAAGCTGCTCACGATGCTTTTCAGCGGGTCGTGA
- a CDS encoding HalOD1 output domain-containing protein, translating into MSSNHSPDDRIGYDPETDTYTVFHDWASEESPSEEVVEAVAAATGSTPESIPPLYEVVDPEALDQLFAPTGHGVSLRTGVIEFRFHGCDVTIATSGRTTVTVSESD; encoded by the coding sequence ATGTCCTCAAACCACTCACCCGACGACAGGATTGGGTACGATCCGGAGACCGACACGTACACCGTCTTCCACGACTGGGCGAGCGAGGAATCACCCTCGGAAGAGGTGGTCGAGGCGGTCGCCGCCGCCACCGGGTCGACACCGGAATCCATCCCCCCGCTCTACGAGGTCGTCGACCCCGAGGCGCTCGATCAACTGTTCGCACCGACCGGCCACGGAGTATCACTGCGAACGGGCGTCATCGAGTTCCGGTTTCACGGGTGTGACGTGACCATCGCTACCAGCGGCCGGACGACCGTCACAGTTTCTGAGAGCGATTGA
- a CDS encoding PAS domain-containing sensor histidine kinase: protein MSDRSIGTRTTFWEGVADDVARDRYRTLVDTVDDGLYQLDADGRFEAVNEAIVETTGFAREELVGEHISVLLEAEDVARGKREIRRQLDEGTDDASTMEFSIRTAGGGAVPCDVRMTVLIEDGAFAGTIGVARDVSERERHRERAESARETYRSITSVLDDAEIGVIVLDDEFTVAWADETIEEYFGLSRAELVGHDKRNIVGDVSQRVADSETFAERVLASYEDNDTVERFECRVTEDEERTGRWLEHWSKPIETGQYAGGRVELYSDITEQKRSEGALLESEAEFASLVDAVEEYAIFRLDPEGRVVSWNEGASKIKGYDREEIVGEHFSRFYTADDRAERVPERNLATALKRGSVEDEGWRVRCDGTTFWANVTITAIFDGDGTHRGFLKVTRDMTDRREHEQQLQHERDLINRVLETSPVGIMVANPDGTTMRANDRLAEIFDRSVDTMEAYSAGQRDMYDATGEYIPLEDRPISRALETGEAVTGTEIWIEDAEGQPRWLSINAAPVTRDDGTVRHVVAAVTDITQLKVQAERIERQRDDLRTELDDLFERIDDAFYAVDTDWHVIYANEAFADLVDVSGPELLGTPIWDALPELEATACSDAAREAKRTRTTVECEAYYEPADAWLQVTVYPSETGQSVYLADITERVRSRNRLQRRAVQQAVIADLGQFAIETNDIDDLMHEATRQVADALEADYSKVLDLDSVADELRLRQGVGWQAGIVGTAAVSATDNSQAGYTLVSEEPVVVDDLESETRFRGPDLLTEHDVSSGISTIIGSADDPWGILGVHDTDHRSFTDEDVNFVQSVANILAETIERTEYRTELERTIDRLEDSNERLEQFAYAASHDLQEPLRMVSSYLQLIERRYGDDLDEDGEEFLEFAVDGAERMREMIDGLLQYSRIDTQGAPLEPVDAGEALEEALANLEVRVAETDAVITADPMPRVRADGSQLRQVFQNLIANALTYAGDAPPRVHISAECDESDWVISVRDEGIGIDPQETDQIFDVFNRAHSREEDTGTGIGLAICQRVLERHGGTIWVDSEPGEGATFSFALPAAADGGGGGDGDDDE, encoded by the coding sequence ATGAGCGACCGGTCGATAGGCACACGAACGACCTTCTGGGAGGGAGTAGCCGACGACGTGGCACGGGACCGATACCGGACGCTCGTCGACACGGTCGACGACGGGCTCTACCAGCTCGACGCCGACGGCCGCTTCGAGGCCGTCAACGAAGCGATCGTCGAGACCACGGGATTCGCCCGTGAGGAACTCGTCGGTGAGCACATCTCGGTGCTCCTCGAGGCCGAGGACGTCGCTCGGGGGAAACGAGAAATCAGGAGACAACTCGACGAGGGAACCGACGACGCGTCGACGATGGAATTTTCGATCCGGACTGCCGGCGGCGGCGCGGTTCCCTGCGACGTCCGAATGACGGTGCTAATCGAAGACGGCGCGTTCGCCGGAACGATCGGCGTCGCGCGGGACGTCTCCGAACGCGAACGCCACCGCGAACGCGCCGAATCCGCCCGAGAGACCTACCGGTCGATCACGAGCGTCCTGGACGACGCCGAGATCGGCGTCATCGTCCTGGACGACGAGTTCACCGTCGCGTGGGCCGACGAAACGATCGAGGAGTACTTCGGACTCTCGCGAGCGGAACTCGTCGGTCACGACAAACGGAACATCGTCGGCGACGTCAGCCAGCGGGTCGCCGACTCCGAGACGTTCGCAGAACGCGTCCTCGCGAGCTACGAGGACAACGACACCGTCGAGCGCTTCGAGTGTCGCGTCACCGAAGACGAAGAGCGGACCGGTCGCTGGCTCGAACACTGGAGCAAGCCGATCGAGACGGGCCAGTACGCCGGCGGTCGGGTCGAACTCTACTCCGACATCACCGAACAGAAGCGCTCGGAGGGCGCCCTCCTCGAGAGCGAGGCCGAGTTTGCCTCACTGGTCGACGCCGTTGAGGAGTACGCTATCTTCCGACTCGATCCCGAGGGCCGCGTCGTCTCCTGGAACGAGGGTGCCTCGAAGATCAAGGGCTACGACCGCGAGGAGATCGTCGGCGAGCACTTCTCGAGGTTCTACACGGCCGACGACAGAGCCGAGCGCGTCCCCGAACGAAACCTCGCTACTGCCCTCAAGCGGGGGTCGGTCGAGGACGAGGGATGGCGCGTCAGGTGCGACGGCACGACGTTCTGGGCCAACGTCACCATCACGGCGATCTTCGACGGCGACGGTACCCACCGGGGGTTCCTCAAAGTCACTCGCGACATGACCGATCGGCGCGAGCACGAACAGCAACTCCAACACGAGCGCGATCTGATAAACCGGGTCCTGGAGACGAGTCCGGTCGGGATCATGGTCGCGAATCCAGACGGGACGACCATGCGGGCGAACGACCGGCTGGCGGAGATCTTCGACCGATCGGTGGATACGATGGAAGCCTACAGCGCCGGTCAGCGGGACATGTACGATGCGACCGGCGAGTACATCCCACTCGAGGACCGGCCGATCAGCCGGGCGCTCGAAACCGGCGAGGCGGTGACGGGCACGGAGATCTGGATCGAAGACGCCGAGGGCCAGCCCCGGTGGCTCTCGATCAACGCCGCGCCCGTCACGCGAGACGACGGTACCGTTCGCCACGTCGTCGCCGCGGTAACGGACATCACGCAGCTGAAGGTACAGGCCGAACGCATCGAGCGACAGCGCGACGACTTACGAACCGAACTCGACGACCTGTTCGAGCGGATCGACGACGCCTTCTACGCGGTCGACACCGACTGGCACGTCATCTACGCCAACGAGGCGTTCGCAGACCTGGTTGACGTCTCGGGGCCGGAACTGCTCGGCACGCCGATCTGGGACGCCCTCCCCGAGCTCGAGGCAACCGCGTGTTCCGACGCGGCCCGCGAGGCGAAGCGAACCAGGACCACGGTCGAGTGCGAAGCGTACTACGAGCCAGCCGACGCCTGGCTCCAGGTAACGGTCTATCCCTCCGAGACCGGCCAGTCGGTCTACCTCGCGGACATCACCGAACGCGTCCGATCGCGAAATCGACTGCAACGCCGCGCCGTCCAGCAGGCGGTCATCGCCGACCTGGGGCAGTTCGCCATCGAGACGAACGACATCGACGACCTCATGCACGAGGCGACACGGCAGGTCGCCGACGCGCTCGAGGCCGACTACAGCAAGGTCCTGGATCTCGATTCCGTCGCCGACGAGTTGCGACTCCGACAGGGTGTCGGCTGGCAGGCGGGAATCGTCGGCACGGCAGCAGTCTCCGCGACCGACAACTCCCAGGCCGGGTACACGCTCGTCTCGGAGGAACCCGTCGTGGTCGACGACCTCGAGTCAGAGACCCGATTCCGGGGGCCCGACCTGCTGACCGAACACGACGTCTCCAGTGGCATCAGCACCATCATCGGCTCTGCCGACGATCCGTGGGGCATCCTCGGCGTCCACGACACCGACCACCGATCGTTCACCGACGAGGACGTGAACTTCGTCCAGAGCGTCGCCAACATTCTCGCGGAAACGATCGAGCGCACCGAGTACCGGACGGAACTCGAGAGAACGATCGACCGCCTCGAGGACTCGAACGAACGCCTCGAGCAGTTCGCCTACGCCGCCAGCCACGACCTCCAGGAGCCCCTGCGAATGGTCTCGAGTTACCTGCAACTGATCGAGCGCCGATACGGTGACGACCTCGACGAGGACGGCGAGGAATTCCTGGAATTCGCCGTCGATGGTGCCGAACGAATGCGCGAGATGATCGACGGCTTGCTCCAGTACTCGCGGATCGACACCCAGGGAGCCCCGCTCGAACCGGTCGACGCCGGCGAGGCTCTCGAGGAGGCGCTCGCCAACCTCGAGGTGCGAGTCGCGGAGACCGACGCGGTGATCACCGCCGATCCGATGCCGCGGGTCCGGGCCGATGGTAGTCAACTCAGACAGGTCTTTCAGAACCTGATTGCCAACGCGCTCACCTACGCCGGCGACGCCCCACCGCGCGTGCACATCTCGGCCGAGTGCGACGAATCGGACTGGGTCATCTCGGTGCGAGACGAGGGCATTGGCATCGATCCCCAGGAGACGGACCAAATCTTCGACGTCTTCAACCGCGCTCACTCACGCGAGGAAGACACCGGCACCGGGATCGGCCTGGCGATCTGCCAGCGCGTCCTGGAGCGTCACGGAGGCACAATCTGGGTCGACTCCGAACCGGGCGAGGGTGCGACATTCTCGTTTGCCCTTCCGGCCGCGGCCGACGGCGGTGGCGGCGGCGACGGCGACGACGATGAGTGA
- a CDS encoding dihydrodipicolinate synthase family protein, whose protein sequence is MHGTGVPLVTPIADDGRVDHERLEALVDWFASAGIDFFVPCGSTGEAPLLTADERTQVVETVAGATEKPVLAGTGHEGYEPTLEATEDAATAGADAALVVTPSYYGSDDAALGRYYRDLAEESPIPIYLYSVPKFTDYPLSPRLVESLATHENIAGIKDSSGSLESIQRLVRFTADADFSVLVGHGSVYAHALDAGADGGVLAVANAVPDLASEIFETHRNDDDAARDLNADIVELNRTLTARYGVPGIKAVLAYRGLEVGPPRRPLEPVNEDVADEITAVLQDALDA, encoded by the coding sequence ATGCACGGAACTGGCGTGCCGCTGGTAACGCCGATCGCCGACGACGGACGCGTCGATCACGAGCGCCTCGAGGCCCTCGTGGACTGGTTCGCGAGCGCGGGCATCGACTTCTTCGTCCCCTGTGGGTCGACGGGTGAGGCGCCGCTGTTGACCGCCGACGAACGAACGCAGGTCGTCGAAACGGTGGCCGGCGCGACCGAGAAACCCGTCCTGGCGGGCACCGGCCACGAGGGATACGAACCGACGCTCGAGGCGACCGAGGACGCAGCCACGGCGGGTGCCGACGCTGCTCTCGTCGTGACGCCGTCGTACTACGGCAGCGACGACGCCGCGCTCGGGCGCTACTACCGCGACCTGGCCGAGGAATCGCCGATTCCCATCTACCTCTACAGCGTTCCGAAATTCACCGACTATCCGCTCTCGCCGCGGCTCGTCGAGTCGCTCGCGACCCACGAGAATATCGCCGGAATCAAGGACTCGAGCGGGAGCCTCGAGTCGATCCAGCGCCTCGTCCGGTTCACCGCCGACGCCGACTTCTCGGTCCTCGTCGGCCACGGGAGCGTCTACGCCCACGCGCTCGACGCCGGCGCCGACGGCGGGGTGCTGGCGGTCGCGAACGCCGTTCCCGATCTGGCGAGCGAGATCTTCGAGACCCATCGGAACGACGACGACGCCGCGCGCGACCTGAACGCCGACATCGTGGAACTCAACCGGACACTTACGGCTCGCTACGGCGTTCCCGGCATCAAGGCAGTCCTCGCCTACCGCGGCCTCGAAGTCGGGCCCCCACGCCGACCGCTCGAGCCGGTAAACGAGGACGTCGCGGACGAGATCACAGCGGTGCTCCAGGATGCTCTCGATGCCTGA